The Meriones unguiculatus strain TT.TT164.6M chromosome 6, Bangor_MerUng_6.1, whole genome shotgun sequence genomic interval TCCACAGAGGccctggaccttgaaggcttctaCTGTTAGAAAGATAGAGCAACGTGTCTCCCTGGTGTCTTGGTACCTACACTATGAACTCCGAGAATTCATCTGGTTAGAGATGATGGACTTCAGTGTAGGATGCGCTCTATCAGCACCTGTGTCAGAGGGTGGAATCTGGCCTTTCAGATGAGGCCCAGATAAGAGGGTTACAGCTCAGAAAGCAATGCTATTTCGTAGCCTCCCCAAAAACGCTCAGCTTCCCCGGGCTTCAGATTCCTCATCCCTCATACCTGCTTCCAGACAACAGTGCCAGTGGTATCCCAGACTACATGCTCAGTTATTCCAGGAAACTCCAAAAAGAACATGTGGACCTAAAGGAGTTTCACTCATGCTGATTCAGAAGCTCAACATTCTGACCAAACCAAAGGCCTGGCCCCACCTTTTCATGCCAATGTCGGCTTTTTCCCTCTCAAACCTGGCCTTAGGGTTAATTTACACTACAGCCAGAGGTTCTGAACCTTCACCAGATGGGGGTGGTGAATATCTGCCGCTCTAACTCACCCCTTGACTTGAGACTGCTCCGCAGAAGAACCATCCCTTACCTGAAACCATCCAATCTAATGGGAATCTCTCTATCTGGTCAGTGGAATGAAATGTctaagcaggggctggagagatggctcagcaagtaagagCGTGCAGTGCCCTTGCagagagttcagttcccagcatccatgtcagatggctcaggactgcctgtaactccagacccagggaatctgatgctttGTTCTGGACTCCACGGGCATGTgaatccacacatgcacatactcacacatacacacacacatgcacacagtaaaaataataataataataataataaatctttttttcaagaaCTTAGACATCAAACTAAATTTGCACAGGGTGTAACTAACTATCCTTGATACTTACCAACCTGATCTTCGTCTGGAATCTTATCTGCAGGTTCTCTCACTGAAAACTCCCTACTCACAAGCATGTGAGTACACATATGTATAGAAAGAGATACAGTGAAGTTTGTTTTAGGTGTGTTTGACCTCACTCTCTTGCCTTTTCCAGGGAAAACAGAAGCCTATTTGGAAGCCATTAGAAAAAACATTGAATGGTTgaagaaacacaacaaaaaaggCAACAAAGAAGGTAGGGGCTGTTTCTGGTCACACATCACAAACTTTCCCCATTTCCCAGGGTTCTTATTATCTACGATCCTTGAAGTCAAACTGACTGAGTTAAAGACTCCTCTTAAACTGAAAGACTCTCGGCTGTAGAGGGGAATATACCCTATACTTCTCTTTCAgttgtttgttgggtttttttgttgtttttttttttaagttatagaGAAAAAATGGTtttggttgcttgtttgtttttgtttttgagacaaggtctcactgtgcagccttggctagcctggaactttctccatagcccaggctgtcctcaaaattACAGAgtttcacctgcctctgtttccatggTTCTGGGATTAAGAGTTCAGTACCATACCAAGCCCCAGCAATGGGCTTCATCGTGACATGCTCCCTAAGGGTGTGACAATCTAAGGAGCACCACCTGAGGACCGAGCGCTGACATACATGAGCTTCTGGTGGACTTTTCTCACTCAATATACGCGCCCTCAGTTTCTGTTTCTCAAAACAGGGTCTCGAATAGCCaaagctagccttgaatttgctaAATAGtagaagatggccttgaacttctgattctcctacctccacctcccaggtgctgggatatATAAAGccctgaagataaaaaaaaaaaagatgtgctttttaaaaagtaaatcccAAAGTAggcatggtgtcacatgcctataattccaaggctcagacagctgaggcaggagaattgcctcAAGTTCAAATCCttggtcttcatagtgagttctaagccaaTCTGAATCACAgtgtaaaaccctgtttcaaagaaacaaaaattaatactTGAAGAACCGAGAAGATATGGGAAAGGGTGTAGAGTCCGTAAAAAGATGGCCCGGTCTTACCTGGGACCTCTTTATTCTGAGTGCAGTTTGATGGTcttgcctagatttttttttaagaatggacATAGGAAACATGAAACATTTGACTTTTTGCTCCTTGCATGCAATTCAAAGAGCCATGAAATAATCACGGAAATTCTTAACTtggagaaaaacaaatcaaaacaactgcgTGCTATCTCACCGAGGAGGCCTCGTGCAGAGATTTCAAGCTCAGGAGTTTGGAAGAGTTGCTTCTGGCCGTAATTTTGCCACAGGTGTGAAAGCACTGAGGTTTTGGATCTTGACCATTCCTTGTTCAGCAACAGCAACTTCTGAGAGTTTGTTTAAAGCGCAAAGCCTGGGTCCTTGCAACTCTGCAGAGCCTCAGGCTACATAAAACATTAACATTTGCAAAGCCCTGCTCTACCAGCCTGTTTCCTTGTTGGTCAAATGCAAATGTATATTCCCCATGGTTGTGGTGGTACCTAGAAACGCTCTAAACAGCACAAGGCCCAAACCCAGAATTTCAAGTCCTTCAGTGTGAAGGTCAAGGCTGGTAATCTGCTTAATACACAAAACGTCTCTTAATGATAAACAGTATGCTGGGATTTCCCCCCCCCAATCTTTGCTCACAATACTTTAATACTATTTTCTAGATTATGACCTTTCAAAGATGAGGGACTTTATCAACCAGCAAGCTGACGCTTATGTGGAAAAAGGCATCCTGGACCAGGAAGAAGCCAACGCCATCAAACGTATCTACAGCAGCCTGTGAAAATGGCTGATAAAAGGCACCCTGAGCCTTCCAACTGTTCCAGCAAAAACAACATAGCTTAACAACtaactcagtggttaaagatTTCCCAGCCCAGGAGTCTTAGAGTGTGCTGAATTCATAGTAGTTAATCCCTTAGAAAATGGGTAAAGTAGAGCTCTCTTGCCGTAAATACCTTCTGAAAAGTAAACTTGTACGTAAGCTAAGGTTTTTGTATGTAGAACCTTATTTCCTCCTGGATTTACATTTTATAATCAGAGATGTGCTGCTCTGGAAAAGCCTCTAATGAGCTGAACGTAAATGAACCTTCTTCCCACTGTCTTAAGCTCCCTATGGTCTGAGAGGTACCATTTCAAGGCCTGCTAGACATGTGAGTACCTCTTTGGATTTCTGTTACACCGTGTTGCTTCCAACCATAGTTCTCTGTTGGgcactgaaataaacccacatgtcTTGACAGCCTTGGCACTCTGAGAAACAGACGCTTCTTTGAAAAGAGGTTTAATTgagctcctccctccctttcctcgcTCTAGtccaggggttctcaaccttcctaatgctgtgacttttctgtatagttcctcatgttgcggtgacatccaaccacaaaattatttttattgctatttcgTAACTGTGGTTTTGCTACCGTTACAAATCATAATGTacatgtctgtgttttctgacgCTCTTAGCAAGCCCTGTGAGAGCATCGTTTGACccaagggggtcatgacccacacgttgagaacctctgctcaagCCCTTCCCTTCAGCCCCTTCCATGGTCCccatacacaaacaacaaaacacctatTTTGGGCTGCCCTTTTTAATCAGCTCTCTGACCTAACGACACAAAAAGGAGGTTGAAAGTGAATACAAGAGTCACTGAGTTTAACCTGAGAGTATAGAAGTGGCCAAACAATTTACGACCTACTtgtatttcccttttttttttttttttaatttttatttttggagtttTCAGGTATGTATTGCTCACTCAATAAAGAGAAAGACTTGTATAGTTAAGAAACCGGATGTTCAAGAGCAAGGTCAAAGTTTATGCTAGATTCCAGGCATCTAAACTGGATTTGACTTTAAGCCTTGTTATCTTACCAGATGACACAGCAAAGCAGAGATAAAAATTGCCAAAATAAAAAAAGGTTATAAACTTTAGGTTCCTGCAACTTGTTTGCCAACCACCACAAACAAGCCTGAAGACAAACCACACAGCCCAGTGGTCCTCTGATGGCATCGGTGCTCCCAAACCAAAGGTGGCACTGGAATATTATTTTAAACTAGTTTACTATTGTAAACTAATTGCATAAATACATTAGATTTGCTTGCCTGGAACCATAAACAGAACAAGCTTTGTAAATGGGCTGTTCTTGCTTCCAGTGACCCGGGGGTGCCTGTTCTGAAGCCCCTCCCATACTCACAGTAGCACTGGGTTTTCACAGTTAGAAGATAGTCTGTCCCAGAGAGCTACAGAggcaaacaaaacccaaagcctGCCGGGCTCACAAACTAATCTCTCCGCATGCTCTAGAGAAGCCAGTACCCAACCACAGGTGAGTATGAAGAGGGGGTTCAGAACGCCTTTGCCCACGCTGTTTTTGCCAAAGCACGCGGTGACTCAAAATTGCTTAATGAGCCATCTGTGCTAACTTGACCAACTCTGCCTTAACCACTGCTTCGACCTCAGACAGGAAACTGGTTCAGGCTGGATCATCCTAGCCTCGCACTTTTCTAAAGCATACCTGAGTCTCTATGCAAGACTTTTTTAAGTAagaaatttcattattttgtttttttttatttcattatttttattgtcttCATTAGTGCCTCCTGGTAAGCAAGACAGAAGAGGCTCGCTTGATCCTATTTTATAAACAAGAGCATCCTTTCACAGAGGGATCAGGAACACTGGATGAGTTCATATTCATGAAATCAAGAGGTGGTGACACGAGGTAGTAAGGACCTAGCCCTCTCTACAGTGATTCCATGCCAAAGTCATGGTATAGCACTGTATCCGTGAGGCAGAAGGAGGAAGGACTCAAGTGTCAGGCAAtactgggctacacagcaagaccccatcacaaaagaaaacagaagtggcCAAATGATGAAGAAAGTCTGCAATCCCCACTcaagaagactgaggcaggaggattggtgGCTGAAGGCTACCTGGGATACACAGCAACTTCTGCTTCCAGTTATGATATAGCATAACTTGAAGGCTGGGGCAAGGTTGCCATATGTTTGAGGCTAGGCAAGGCTTCATAGCATGTACTAAGTCAGCCTTGAAGAGGTGTCAgctcaggacccccaagaccaagttctcagatttatttgtcccagagggacagagcaggaaataagagacaaagacaggagacagagaatgagggagaaaggaacaaaggaaagggggaagggttATTtgtctggaaacacacacaccacacacacacacacacacacgcaaatacacaaaggactgcctctgaatagagagaagacagatgtGACCATTGGGCAAATGATGGcttataaaggtaaaagggaaaACTTCATGTTAGGAGCTGTTTAATTCTGATTGGGCATGTTAATCATGGTAACCAAAAGGAGGCTTTTGATTgttggacttcaatactttgatagccgGATCTTGGTAGGCAGCCTCGGGAAGAAGTAGTAGCCATTAAGGTAATAGACCTTGGGGACCGGCTTTAGGAATGCAATAGAGGAAATGGGGGAGAAggacaaggcctgccagagccatgtctGGCCTGCTTAGGCTGGCTAGAGCCCCTTCAAGACTGGGCCGCATAACAAAAtcctgtcaaaacaaacaaatcccttTAGTCCAGTACACTTAAAACTGACTACAAAATTACTGAATATATAAAGATGAGAAATATTTTAGCTAGAAGCTGCtgacaggaaaaaataaaacacttgaGAAATATAGTTGAGCCTATGGACATAATTTCAAATTTGAGCTTCTGTGATACCGTCAATCTTGGccaaattaaataattttctgCCAGACACAGctatgttggttttttttgttttgttttgtttttgtttttttttttattcctatatACCACAGTAGCTTGCTTGGgcctcttctgttttcctttttgttttctccttttccaaTTAAACCTCTGAAGCTCAAGTAACAGCAAAAACAGTGAACCACAGTCAAGAGCATTCCCAGTtctgagctggggagatggcccatcCGCAAGCTTGGGGAACTGAGGTCAGAGCTCTTGCACACATGTAAAGAGCATGGGGACTGGGaggatggctcaggggataaatATCTTGCTAAGCAAGTGTGAGGACCAAGAGTTCACATTCCCCAAACCTACTAAAAATCCAAGCAGGCATGCTGGccccctgcaatcccagcactcacgaggcagaggcagggactcCCTGGGGCAGGCTGGATAGGTAGCCTAGCTGGAGCTGGTGAGTTCCAGGTGCAGGGAGAGACGCTGAGtggataaataaaatagaaagagatgGAGCAAGACGTCAACTTCTGGactccacatgtgcacatgcaagcacatacaagcatgcatgcgctcacacacacacacacacacacacagcgtaaGCACCATATTGCAAGGGTGCTATgagaaacaaggaacaagacacaAAGGATTATGGTGAGAAACAAATCAGGAAGACCATAACAGCTTCCACTTCCCACCATGGCACCTGCTGGCTCTCCCAAGGCGGGGCCTGTGCCCgtggtggtttgaaggagaatggcCTCCTGAGGCTGATACATTGGAGTATGTGGTCACCAGAGGGTGGAACTGTTGGTGAAGGGTTAGGGAGATGTAGTCTTGATGGAGGACAGATATCACTGAGGGACGGCTCTGGGGTTCCAGAAGCCCACATCATTCCCAGTGTGTTCTCTTTGCCTGTTTGTGAGCTCCCAGCACCGGTCAGACCCATGCCTACCtgccctgcctgctgccatgttccccatcgtaatggtcatggactcaccatgtcaaactgtaagccccaaataaactctttttttctataagttgtcttggcCATGGTGCCTTAGCTCAGCAACTGAACAGTAATGAAGGCAATGATCTTCTACCACTGCAGTTGTGCTATGCTAGCATGCCAGGGCTTCTGTTCCTGATGAGTCCAAGACAAAGGAGCAAAGCCAATAAACAGGGAAACAGTCTCCATTTACTCCACAGATATCAGACTCTTGAGTGGCTTTCAAGACTGAAAATACATCAACTGTCAGCAGCATGGAGCTTAATGTCTGCTGCTGTAACTTACAGACATAATAAAAGGCCAGACGagtcaaatgaaacaaaaacctaaCTTCTAATTCAAATGAGCACAGAGATGACACTGTGCCTGAAGTGACACAGAGATACAGCCTCAACAGAATCCGCTGTGTCTCGCACCAATGTAGTTTTACTAGTTcttttgtaatcccagctctttggaAAGTAGAGACACATGAataaagagttcaaggtcattctcaggtacacagtgagttcaacgtcaacctggactacatgaaTCCCTGTTTTttcagcaaaaaaagaaaaaaaaatcaattttatttccccattttgaAAAAAAGGAATGAAGGCTCCTGTGTGAAAACATAGTTTATTTTCTCATCCAGACATTTGTACTTTTACAAAATAGCAGACAAAATTTGGTTCTTTACATTAGTACAGAATATGTGATACTGAAATATATATTATAGCACTTGAGTTATAAACACACAGCAAACGCATTATCACTTCACAGCCGCCATGTTTTCCACACACTGACAATCTCATCAGGAAACAGACATTGCTTTTggcttaaatatataaatagtcTTGGAAGCTTTTTGCATCTACAATAGCTGGTCGAAAACTCTCACCGTCTAGAAACGTGATAGGCTTTAGGGTAAGTACAGCTTTGCTATCATGCCATAAGAAGACTTAACTACAGGAAGCCAGAAGAACCGGCCACTTCAGTGCAGCTGCGGTTGGTCTACATATCTGTGGCCCGAAGAGGCGTGCGCTATGGGAGTCCAGAAGTCAGCGTTGCTCCTGAACCCCGGGCCAGTGATTTCTTTAGGGTCCAGCCATTCTGTGATCAGGGTTGGAGTGACGCCCATCCGACAGTCACTAACTATGATAAAGAGAAGTGGCATAGGGGCTGTCTTCATCCCTGAAGGAAAGAAGTACGGCAGAAATCAGTGTTCACAACTGTATTCGGAAATACACACGCATAACTTACTGTCCACATGCTACAGAAAAGCAGACATGGGCAGAGAGACCATTATGTGCGCCTTAGAAGGCAGCCGATCGGCCCTGCTTGTTCAAGGGTAGTGTCCTTCTTTCTGTGGGACCCTCAGTCATTAGATAAAGAGTAGCATTTGCTTATATAATgtctaaacatattaaagacatactaaattatatttgttttgttgtctatcttcctcttctttctcaaaAGCATTtaaaagccaggagtggtggttcATGCGAGAtggcaggctgaggcagaggaatgACAAGACTCTGAGGCCAGCTGACCCACAGCAAAACACTGActcaaaaataagtgaataaataaaagtaaaaaggatTTGAAGTCCATACAACAAATGGCATTTattataaaatagaaattttaaaaggaagactaaaaaaataaataaatatatatatattaatcataGAAAAGGACATAGTGGTTGAACCTTGGCAtcaattttatttacaaaaaaatagCAAACAAGATAAAAAGGAAACTAGTTTGTGTCCCTTTGTGAAATCATATAGGAAAAAGGACACCAATTATATGTAGAGAGAAAGGTTTGCCCTTGCGTCAAGTTTTAAGCACTCACAAGGAATCTTAACAAAGGGGAATTCTGGGTAACAAAGAGCAGCAGTCTTGACAAGTGTTATAAGAATTGGTATTTTACGTCTTGTCCAGGACGCTGCTTCCGTTGAAAGTGTCATGAGATGTTCTAGTTTCCGCTGCTACCTCAAATTGCTAGCTGGACAGTAACACTAAGTAAAGAAGCAAACTGTTTGTGCTGACTAATAGAGACAGGCAGGTCAACCGTCAAAGCCGCGGGCAGCAGCTCTGCGTACATTTCATACAGCAAAGATGCCTTTCTAGGGCTGAGGAGACGGCTGTCCGCAGTGCTTGCTGCACAGACATGGGAGCAAATTCATAATAATCCCAGGCCTAGAGAGGCCAGGGCCAGGGGGATCCCTACACACCCAACCTAGCCTATTTAGCCAGTCCCAAAGGTCTCAAAAAGCCCAGGTAGGCAGGATCCCAAAGAACGGcaacccaaggttgacctctgaccctcatgctcctgtacacacacatacgtgcacacccatgcacccacacacagaagcacatatGCTTTCTACAGTTAAGATGGGTTTTCAGACAAGCGCATCCTAAGAGTACCGGTCCAGACGCTGACACCTATACCCGGAACCTTTACCTGCTCTCTTCTTTGAGTTTCCTGGCTGCCTGTGTGGATAGCTTAATCTGTAAATCAAGTCTCTGCAGGAAATCTCTGGCGGACACTTCCTCGGGCTGTGCAGGCTTGGGGTCTGGGTCCTGAGGACTGGGAGGGGGCAGTTCTTCCCCAGCCACCGCGGGCTCCTCTTCACAACAAAAACTGCTGTCAGCAGCTTCCTTTTCTGGAGAGTCAatggagttgagtccattaaacACCAAAGGCTTCTCTGACAGGATAGGGATGCTCAGAGTTTTCTTCAGGAATATGCAGTCATTGGTAAACAGTTTGTTGGCCCTCTTAATCTGTTCcatctaaaacacacacacaaaaagagagagagagacggggtTATACACAACCAAGCTCCAAAGTTGAAGTTATCATACGCACGGATATGCGTGAAAGATTGCTGCACACTGCTGCCTTGTGCTCCGGCAACTTGATACAGAGCAGAGCCATTGGGGAAGAGGGACTCTCGatggagaaaatgcttccattaaGATTCGCCCGTAGGAGAGTCCGCAGTGCACTTTCGTGATTAGTGGTTGGTGTCGGTGGGCCCGCCCCACAGGGTGAGTGccacccctaggcaggtggtcctggacgATGGAAAACTGCAAGCTAAGAAAACTGTGAagaccaagccagtaagcagcactccttcatggcctctgcatcagttcctgccttaaGTTCCTGCCTGAATTCCTTTGAGGATGGACAACAAGCTCAaacaaaacctttcctccccacgtTGCTTTTTTTTCAGCCcctcaacataatatttttcttaatttcttgggAATTCCATACAACGCACCCTGATCGCTCTCGCTTCCCCTTCTTCCCTGGTTCACCCTCTCACCCTTGCACCATCACCcttctccccacacacacacaccaacaaacaaacacacaaacaaaaacaccaagtcCAATTTGTCTTGTCCGTACACTCATTAGAGCACGGTTACattcccagtggccagccccttaaagaaagcTGAGTCCTTCCGTCCGCATGCATCATCGTGTCCTGTCCCGCCCCTCCTCACCCACCCCTACTTCCCATTCCAACCTCTAccccacactcactcacactccccacccccaccagaagccatcaaccgtgaagagctacacttcagccTCTTTATCACAATGTTTAAGGACTCTTTTCAATAGCATCCTGTCTGGACTGTTTTATTTGCAGGAGGGGAGTGTTGGGAGAGGTTGTCACAGAGGCCTTCGGCGTCTCTCATTCTCAGCCATCAACACCACCTCGAAAGAAGCTCCCCTGCCCACAGCAGCCGGCAGCGGCATGGATCATGTGCTTCCAACACGGCTTTCCCGGTGGCAGCATGGATCGTGGACATCAACACAGCCTCTGCCGACAGCATGGAACACAGACCCGGAAACACGGCCTCTGGCTGCAGCATGAATCTCGAAAGTCTTTTGGGCAGACTCAAGCCAGAAAATGAGCCATTCTTCATCTCAGATACCTCGCTGTTGCTCCACATCAGGGGGGTCGTGGGTACTGTGTCTGGGGACAGGACCTGCACGAGCTCCAGGCTGCTGTATGCCATCCTGCCCTCAGCACCAGCCACTCCACCAACACCCTGGACACAACCGTCATGCCTTCAGTCCTCAGGAAGCACCACCATCCAGCGTCCACAGTGTGTCGtgcgccccacccccaccccaacttGCTTCTGATCATGGTCTTTTATCCCAGCAATAAAAACTCTAACTAAGGCAAATGCTTCCTCTGCATTCAAGGGTCTTTCCCTCTGCAGACAGCTTCCGCTGTTTCAAGAAAAAGCATGAAAGTCATTTTCTCCTATACATGGagatttgtttatcttgttttgttgGGGGCTTTATgttgttggtttgggttttgttgggtattttttgtttgtttgtttgcgatAGGGTCTCACATCGCccgggttggccttgaacttaatatgtagcccaggatgactctgaacttctgcctccctggtgcagAGATTACGGTTGACggaagttttggcttctttgtaaactCGGTTGTGTTGtgctgttttgatcccaggtgtgggattttagttgggttaTAGTTTGCCCACACCTGTTAGTTGTCTCGTGCGGAGCATGGCTTTGGCCAGCTGGGAACAGCCTTCCTCCTGTGCCATGGAGAGGGGCGCGGTCTAAAACTCTGAGAGTATAAACATGAGAccgagaaagagaaggtgtggcattCAGTGTTGGTGTGTGGCGAGTAACAgtgtggagagaccagagaccagggaccagagaccagagaccagagacaacCTGacggtttggagcagacagagagagaaacacttagagGTGCAACAGCATGGAGGAGCTGCTGGCCGTGTCTGTGGTCGACAGAGATTGGTGCAGAGCCCcgaaagaaccccttgaccccaAATAGCTGGGAGAAGGGGTCTGGGCCCCTCTACCCACTAATCTTTTCTCTCCCTCGTAAGGGTTGGGAGGCtggaagggaggttgaggccCAAACACCCcgaataaagtagagttttaaaagaaGGCGCTACAATTATGTGACGCTGTACCTGGTTTAGGCAAATCTGCAGCTTCATGAATGCCAGGCAagtactctgccaactgagccacgCCCCCTGCCCTCTATAGGCTG includes:
- the Lysmd2 gene encoding lysM and putative peptidoglycan-binding domain-containing protein 2 isoform X2 — translated: MEQIKRANKLFTNDCIFLKKTLSIPILSEKPLVFNGLNSIDSPEKEAADSSFCCEEEPAVAGEELPPPSPQDPDPKPAQPEEVSARDFLQRLDLQIKLSTQAARKLKEESRDEDSPYATSLYHS
- the Lysmd2 gene encoding lysM and putative peptidoglycan-binding domain-containing protein 2 isoform X1, translated to MADLSPAPALREGGPRAHRPSAPSPPPRSRSSSEPEEAELSLSLARTKTRSYGSTASVRAPLGAGVIERHVEHRVRAGDTLQGIALKYGVSMEQIKRANKLFTNDCIFLKKTLSIPILSEKPLVFNGLNSIDSPEKEAADSSFCCEEEPAVAGEELPPPSPQDPDPKPAQPEEVSARDFLQRLDLQIKLSTQAARKLKEESRDEDSPYATSLYHS